The Candidatus Poribacteria bacterium region ACACTGGGGTCCTAGCGGTCTAGTGGGTAGAAACCCCCCGGAAGAGGCTTTGCGCGATATAAGGGCATCTGCCGACCTGCCCGACCCCTTGGGGCGGGCGGCGTTCGACGCTTCCATTGTGCATCCAACCGACGAAGAAGTTGCGGAGGCTGCAACCTTGTTTTCCGGTTCTCTCACCGACGCGGACGCCCTTGTTGAGGAGGCTCGGGCATGGCGGATGACCTGATCGGCGTTCTGGCGGCGGACGGCTCCGCCCGAGGGGCAAGGAGTTCGCTGGAGGATGCCCCTTCTGCGTCGCCGGCAACGACCGTTTCCTAGTGGACGCGGCGCGCGGGTTATGGTGGCGTCGCCGCGGCCGGCGCGGCGGCGGCGTCCTCGGCTATATGATGCAGCGACACGGGATCGGCGCGACGGAAGCGCGGCGGCGACTCGGCATGTCGTTGAGCCCGATCCGACCGATCCGACCAGCGACGCCGGAGCCGCCATGCCCGCCTTGCGAGGAGTGGCAGGTCGCCGCGAAGCAGTTCGTGGACGCGGCGGTGGCGAGGCTTTGGGACGGGGACGACATGCGTCCGCGAGACTACTTGTTGGAGCGGGGGTTCGCGGGCGACACGATCCGCGCGGCGAGGCTCGGTCTGAACCCCGTGGATCGCCGTGAACCCCGGCCGCCCTGGATGGGGCCGGGCGCTACGGTCTGGCTTCCGCGCGGAATCACAATCCCGGTTGCCGTGGGTGGCGTGCTCTGGGCGGTTTTGATTCGCCGCGCGGCGGGCGAGCCGAAGTACGTCACAGTCACGGGCTCCCGTCTCGCGCCGCGCGGGGTCGACTGTGTGGAGTCCTGCAGGCCGGCGCTGCTCGTCGAGGGGGTCTTTGACCAGTTGGCGGTCGGGCAGGCGGCGGGCGACCTCGTGACGCCCGTGGCGGTGCTCGGTGCGGGGGTGTGCCTGCGCCCGGTCTGGACAGCGCGCCTGCTCCGCGCCCCGGCGATTCTGTTGGCGTTCGACGCGGACGAAGCCGGCGAACTCGCGGCGGCGCGGTGGCGGCGGGTCCTGAGGCACGGCGCCTCGGAACCCACCGTCACGCAGAACGACCATTTCCTGCCGAAGCGCTACTTGCCGCCGCAGGCTTTCTTGCCGCCGCAAGCCTTCTTTCCGCCACAGGCGTCCTTAGCTCCACACGCCTTCTTGCCTCCGCAGCCGCACGCGCCCATCGCCATCGCGCCGCCCTTGACGCCCGTACCAGCGGTCACGTCGAAGGTGACTTCCACGTCGTCGGCGACTCTCAGGAGCAACATCTGCGGGCGTTTAATCCCGTGGTCGCTGAGCTTGACTACGAACGAACCGGTGACGCGCAGCAGGTTGCCGTCGCGAATCATTGAGGTCTCGGGCGACTCCTCGATGTAGGTGGCGGTCACATCCGTCAGGCGGACCTCCCGCTTTACGCCACGAACCTCGAACGTCCCCACCAACGTCAGGCGAGTCGGCACGCTAGGTTGAAGGGATTTCACGTTTCGCGCGCTCCCTCTGCCCTGGGCATCTCTGTCGATGACCTGAGCCTGCTCGATCTTGGTCAGCGTGAGCGCGGCTTTGGGGAACCTCTGTGCGTGAAGGAACTCCTCGCTGCGCATATGGTTGTCGCGCATGGAGATACCGGTGTCTACGGAGTCCAGATCCACCTCGACCTGCGCCGCGACCTTGCCCTTCGTCAGGTCGTTGAGGTCTTCGATCATGATGGAGCCACGAACCTTGCTCGCTTTGCCGGTGATCTTCTCCATTGCCGCCTTCGAGACGAA contains the following coding sequences:
- a CDS encoding YceI family protein; the protein is MSDAQTTPIAKAGKGSCMTRTSHVWSVLTLAAVLFAVGTVAIAEPMTFNMHEDGRDEVMFVSKAAMEKITGKASKVRGSIMIEDLNDLTKGKVAAQVEVDLDSVDTGISMRDNHMRSEEFLHAQRFPKAALTLTKIEQAQVIDRDAQGRGSARNVKSLQPSVPTRLTLVGTFEVRGVKREVRLTDVTATYIEESPETSMIRDGNLLRVTGSFVVKLSDHGIKRPQMLLLRVADDVEVTFDVTAGTGVKGGAMAMGACGCGGKKACGAKDACGGKKACGGKKACGGK